One Dictyostelium discoideum AX4 chromosome 3 chromosome, whole genome shotgun sequence genomic region harbors:
- a CDS encoding P-type ATPase: MGKETKIDKFEKSKYNKRYNEPNDPLEIDYMRGYQTTTLSNILHYGLIILSAGLLLLVYHWVPRWGIKMRFKECKLNDANYVYVKAKDKKYELSQVKHVLIGKKDLEFSESEKKDKYIEFKFTRLFYNVEKDLFIRPISNTDYHRSKINELVKTGLSMNKYQEGRDLFGPNLISVPLKSIPSLLLDEILHPFFIFQIYSIILWCTEDYYVYAGAILFIALVTAIFTLRETRNNLLRLNEIATYRCDVTVLRDGKLQVVSSETLVPGDIIEIQKSLVLPCDFCLLTGTVILNESMLTGESIPVTKYSLEECSGDQLSVDPLVNKRCAMSGGTKVVKTQAKEKDAKIFAMVTNTSWLTTKGGLVLSMLYPKESHFKFFEQSLKFLGVLCFIALIGFGVSVWRLIKAGEQLSEVVTKALDLITIVVPPALPMAQSVGTGFSIVRLKANKIFCISPPRVNMAGKVEVYCFDKTGTLTEDGLDLFGVLPSHQDSNNSGGFGTVIKTDLNRMTGPLFLTMATCHTLAHIDEQVSGDPLEEKIFTATNAKLNDNGEFGFCASIQLSKVDNISMVHQEYPISTVDVETSDQIALVERFEFQSALQRMSVVIRGIRATDGSTQSSKDLAIVKGSPEMIKKLSNPTSIPSDFEHVLSTYTKKGYRVLGCGYKEWDPSDSIGKTKDEIRSMVERDLMFLGFIIMENKIKPETAGALKVLKDANIRIIMVTGDNVLTAVSVSRECGLVTKEKTIFSSQLVNDPVTGKPTMVEWFDVTSPEESIPFTLDPYTLTINNAGGGSNYDDEYSLAVTGDVWKYYYDQFKANGQPTICFNQILRKGQVFARMTPDQKQNLIEELQVLGLYVGMCGDGANDCGALKAAHVGISLSQAEASIAAPFTSTITNVTCTYNLIKEGRASLTVSFKLFQFIGMYSLIQFCQVILLYFDGSVLNNYQYLYQDLWVIFPLVIFMGRTEPCSKLSIKRPSSRLISSTVIGSLLSHVTLTFVFQLLVYIFVRRNSWYKDLPDTSSNENEPRLDHLLASLFIYGNMQYSVMCFIYSWGKPFLRPIYTNRALFIFFCVTLTTSSLLLLLPVSIRFFGTTWLMDLPVRWRVELLILFIINAALAMAAEWIIIVYREIRSKSKRKLKQKQNSDPNIIAKNTVNERYTSLN, translated from the exons ATGGGTAAAGAAACTAAAAtcgataaatttgaaaaaagtaaatataataaacgTTACAATGAACCAAATGATCCTTTAGAAATCGATTATATGAGAGGTTATCAAACAACCACACTCTCAAATATTTTACATTATggtttaattatattatcagCAG gtttattattattagtttatCATTGGGTACCAAGATGGGGTATTAAAATGAGATTTAAAGAatgtaaattaaatgatgcAAATTATGTTTATGTTAAAGCAAAAGATAAGAAATATGAACTTAGTCAAGTGAAACATGTATTAATTGGAAAGAAAGATTTAGAATTTTCAGAAAGTGAAAAGAAGGATAAATATATTGAATTCAAATTCACTCGTTTATTCTATAATGTAGAGAAAGATTTATTCATTAGACCAATTAGTAACACTGATTATCATAGAAGTAAAATCAATGAATTGGTGAAGACCGGTTTATCAATGAATAAATATCAAGAGGGTAGAGATCTTTTTGGACCCAATTTAATTAGTGTGCCATTGAAATCAATTCCATCATTGTTGTTAGACGAGATTTTACATCCATTCTTTatctttcaaatttattcaatCATTCTTTGGTGTACAGAAGATTATTATGTTTATGCAGGTGCAATTCTTTTCATTGCTTTGGTTACTGCCATTTTCACATTACGTGAGACTCGTAATAATCTCTTGCGTTTAAATGAGATCGCCACCTATAGATGTGATGTGACAGTGTTAAGAGATGGTAAACTTCAAGTGGTATCCTCAGAGACATTGGTTCCAGGTGATATTATcgaaattcaaaaatcatTGGTACTTCCATGtgatttttgtttattaactGGTACTGTAATTCTCAACGAGTCAATGTTAACAGGTGAATCGATCCCAGTTACAAAGTATTCATTGGAGGAGTGTTCAGGTGATCAATTGTCTGTGGACCCATTGGTGAATAAACGTTGTGCAATGTCTGGTGGTACAAAGGTTGTTAAAACTCAAGCCAAAGAGAAGGATGCTAAAATCTTTGCAATGGTTACCAATACAAGTTGGTTAACTACAAAGGGTGGTTTGGTATTGTCAATGTTGTATCCAAAGGAATCtcatttcaaattctttGAACAATCTTTGAAATTCTTGGGTGTACTTTGTTTCATTGCATTGATTGGTTTCGGTGTTTCAGTATGGAGATTAATTAAAGCAGGCGAACAATTAAGTGAGGTAGTTACCAAAGCATTGGATTTAATTACAATTGTTGTTCCACCAGCTTTACCAATGGCACAAAGTGTTGGTACAGGTTTCAGTATCGTACGTTTAAAGgcaaataaaatcttttgtATTTCACCACCAAGAGTTAATATGGCAGGTAAAGTTGAAGTCTATTGTTTCGATAAAACTGGTACACTCACTGAAGATGGTTTAGATTTGTTTGGTGTATTACCATCCCATCaagatagtaataatagtggtggttTTGGTACAGTAATTAAAACCGATTTAAATCGTATGACAGgtccattatttttaacaatgGCCACCTGTCATACTTTGGCTCATATCGATGAACAAGTTAGTGGTGATCCATTGGAAGAGAAGATTTTCACTGCAACAAATGCAAAGttaaatgataatggtgaattTGGTTTTTGTGCATCAATTCAATTGTCAAAAGTTGATAATATCTCTATGGTTCATCAAGAATATCCAATCTCTACAGTGGATGTTGAAACCTCTGATCAAATTGCATTGGTTGAACGTTTCGAATTTCAATCTGCACTTCAAAGAATGAGTGTTGTAATTAGAGGTATTAGAGCAACCGATGGTTCAACTCAAAGTAGTAAAGATTTGGCAATTGTTAAAGGTTCACCAGAGATGATTAAAAAACTTTCAAATCCAACTTCAATTCCATCCGATTTTGAACATGTTCTTAGCACCTATACAAAGAAGGGTTATCGTGTATTGGGTTGTGGTTATAAAGAATGGGATCCATCAGATTCAATTGGTAAAACAAAGGATGAAATTAGATCAATGGTTGAGAGAGATTTAATGTTTTTAGGTTTCATTATTATGgagaataaaattaaaccagAGACTGCTGGTGCATTAAAGGTATTAAAGGATGCAAATATTCGTATCATTATGGTCACTGGTGATAATGTTCTAACCGCAGTTAGTGTTTCAAGAGAATGCGGTCTAGTCACTAAAGAGAAAACAATATTCTCGTCACAATTGGTTAATGATCCTGTAACTGGTAAACCAACAATGGTAGAATGGTTTGATGTTACCTCACCTGAAGAATCAATTCCATTCACTTTGGACCCATACACtttaacaattaataatgctGGTGGTGGCAGTAATTACGATGATGAGTATAGTTTGGCTGTCACTGGTGATGTTTggaaatattattatgatcAATTCAAAGCAAATGGTCAACCAACCATTTGTTTCAATCAAATCTTAAGAAAAGGTCAAGTGTTTGCACGTATGACACCagatcaaaaacaaaatcttATCGAGGAACTTCAAGTATTAGGACTCTATGTTGGCATGTGTGGTGATGGTGCAAATGATTGTGGTGCATTAAAAGCTGCACATGTTGGTATTTCTTTATCTCAAGCTGAGGCATCTATTGCCGCTCCATTCACTTCAACCATTACCAATGTAACTTGTACCTATAATCTAATTAAAGAGGGTAGAGCATCATTAACAGTGTCATTCAAACTTTTCCAATTCATTGGTATGTACtcattgattcaattttgtCAAGTTATTCTATTGTATTTCGATGGTTCCGTATTGAATAACTATCAATATCTCTATCAAGATCTTTGGGTAATTTTCCCATTGGTAATTTTCATGGGTCGTACTGAACCATGTAGTAAACTCTCCATCAAAAGACCATCCTCTCGTTTAATTAGTTCAACAGTTATTGGTAGTTTACTCAGTCATGTCACATTAACATTTGTTTTCCAATTATTGGTTTACATTTTCGTACGTCGTAATTCATGGTATAAGGATTTACCCGACACAAGCTCCAATGAAAATGAACCAAGATTAGATCATTTATTGGCATCCCTTTTCATCTATGGTAATATGCAATACTCTGTCATGTGTTTCATTTACTCTTGGGGTAAACCTTTCCTTAGACCAATTTATACCAATCGTGCATTATTCATCTTCTTTTGTGTAACACTTACaacttcttcattattattattgttgccTGTTTCCATTAGATTCTTTGGTACAACATGGTTAATGGATTTACCAGTACGTTGGAGAGTTGAACTCTTAATTCTCTTTATTATCAATGCTGCTCTCGCTATGGCTGCCGAATGGATTATCATTGTCTATCGTGAAATCAGATCAAAATCAAagagaaaattaaaacaaaaacaaaattccGATCCAAATATTATTGCAAAAAATACTGTTAATGAAAGATATACtagtttaaattaa
- the cprG gene encoding cysteine proteinase, with protein MKVLSALCVLLVSVATAKQQLSEVEYRNAFTNWMIAHQRHYSSEEFNGRYNIFKANMDYVNEWNTKGSETVLGLNVFADISNEEYRATYLGTPFDASSLEMTESDKIFDASAQVDWRTQGAVTPIKNQGQCGGCWSFSTTGATEGAQYLANGKKNLVSLSEQNLIDCSGSYGNNGCEGGLMTLAFEYIINNKGIDTESSYPYTAEDGKKCKFNPKNVAAQLSSYVNVTSGSESDLAAKVTQGPTSVAIDASNQSFQLYVSGIYNEPACSSTQLDHGVLAVGFGTGSGSSGSHGGSQSQSAGSDSQSAGSESSQSESGSQSQSESGSQSQSQSGSQSFSGSLYSGSYSGSQSGSQSGNSGAAVKQTGAGSGSGSGSGSGSGSGSGSVSGSASGSASGSASGSSSGSNSNGGVYPTAGDYWIVKNSWGTSWGMDGYILMTKGNNNQCGIATMASRPTAVASL; from the exons atgaaagtTTTATCTGCCTTATGCGTTTTATTAGTCAGTGTTGCCACTGCCAAACAACAATTATCCGAAGTTGAATACAGAAATGCTTTCACCAATTGGATGATTGCTCACCAAAGACATTATTCATCAGAAGAGTTCAATGGTCGTTACAATATCTTCAAAGCCAATATGGATTACGTCAATGAATGGAATACCAAAGGTAGTGAAACCGTTTTAGGTTTAAATGTCTTTGCTGATATCAGCAATGAAGAATACAGAGCCACCTATTTAGGTACCCCATTCGATGCTTCATCCCTCGAAATGACCGAATCCGATAAAATCTTCGATGCTTCCGCTCAAGTCGATTGGAGAACTCAAGGTGCTGTCACCCCAATCAAAAATCAAGGTCaatgtggtggttgttggtCATTCTCAACTACTGGTGCCACTGAAGGTGCTCAATACCTTGCCAACGGTAAAAAGAATTTAGTCTCATTATCCGAACAAAATTTAATCGATTGTTCAGGTTCATACGGTAACAACGGTTGTGAAGGTGGTTTAATGACCTTAGCTTTCGAATACATCATCAATAACAAAGGTATTGATACTGAAAGCAGCTACCCATACACTGCTGAAGACggtaaaaaatgtaaattcaaCCCAAAGAATGTTGCTGCTCAATTATCATCATACGTTAACGTTACCTCTGGTTCAGAATCAGATTTAGCTGCCAAAGTTACTCAAGGTCCAACCTCAGTTGCCATTGATGCATCCAACCAATCATTCCAATTGTACGTTTCAGGTATCTACAATGAGCCAGCTTGCTCTTCAACTCAATTAGATCACGGTGTCTTAGCTGTTGGTTTCGGTACTGGTAGTGGTTCATCTGGTTCCCATGGTGGTTCCCAATCACAATCTGCTGGTTCAGATTCACAATCTGCTGGTTCAGAATCATCCCAATCTGAATCCGGTTCACAATCACAATCTGAATCCGGttcacaatcacaatcacaatctGGTTCTCAATCATTCTCTGGTTCCTTATACTCTGGTTCATACTCTGGTTCCCAATCTGGTTCCCAATCTGGTAACAGCGGTGCTGCTGTTAAACAAACTGGTGCTGGTTCAGGTTCAGGTTCAGGTTCAGGTTCCGGTTCCGGTTCAGGTTCAGGTTCAGTCTCAGGTTCAGCTTCAGGTTCCGCCTCAGGTTCCGCCTCAGGTTCATCAAGTGGTAGCAATAGCAACGGTGGTGTTTATCCAACCGCTGGTGACTACTGGATCGTTAAAAACTCATGGGGTACCTCATGGGGTATGGATGGTTACATTTTAATGACCAAAGGAAATAACAATCA ATGCGGTATTGCAACAATGGCCTCACGTCCAACTGCTGTTGCATCACTTTAA